The Centroberyx gerrardi isolate f3 chromosome 13, fCenGer3.hap1.cur.20231027, whole genome shotgun sequence genome contains the following window.
CTCAGCCGAACTTCAGCTCAGACCTTCGTTCCCTTTTGAACCGATCGCCCCTTAACGATCGGGCGATATCAACCAATCCGTTCAACAGATGATTCAAATGACTTGACGCCCTCTGGTCATACGCTATGGGAGAAGAGCAGCCGGTCTGTGGTTTGGTCTAGGTGCTAAGAGGGTGGGACTGTCGCGCCCGGCACTGAGGCCGTGTGACACCGGAGCAACAGAACAACTGTGGGGAAAAGGGGGGGCGACTTCCGTTGGAGGCGAGATggaaaaggatggagggagataaggtcagaaaacaaagagggagagagggagagagagatggaggcgtTCAGTACTTCTTCAACTCGGCGTCGTCGGGTGGGCTCACGTCCACTTTTCTCTTGCCCACGTCTTTCCAGTTGGTGCTCAGGACCGTACCACCTGACTCCGTCTGCACAGGGAGGAGAGACCCGGGGTGAGACATCACCAGAGTGAGACAGTTCATTTCATTAGTACAGTTACACAACATATCgtctatataaaaaaaacaacaaaagaaactTAAGAGTGAGATGTTGACTGCAGCATCATCAGTTCCACTCTGATGAAAACAGTCACTACTTGTACTAGAAGGATTTTTTGACTAGTAAACAATTTTGGATAACGTcaattcattatttttcattttcttctttttttcttctgaaacaTTCAAAACACTGATTCCCAAATATGCCATTTTATTCTAACAGTCTTCTGCTCTGCCTGGTTTAAATTTAATACAGGAATGACAActtgacaaacaaaacaaaaacaaaacaaaaacaatgtcaAAGTTTAAGGCTGTGTGTTGGAAATTTCGTTTTTTTTAGTGCTGGCGTTCAAAGTAAATCCAAAAGTGTACTATTATGGGATAATATTGTTAGTAATGCAATACGATAATTTCCCCCATTCATCAGGCTGATAGACATACAGTTGCGATGATGCATCCTTACCCCTCAATCACACTTTGTCGCTCTCTGATTGAAGTTCATTAATCTCAAATGAGGAATCCATTACCGCTGCATCATTCCATGTTGCATGCGTTGGAGTTCTTCTACTTATGTGTTGATTATGCATGCGTAAATCAAAACTAATGTTGCTTTACCCTTGTTTCGGCAGCTCAGTGTGAGGTTTTTTCACGATGAAAACGTTTCATCCGTGAATCGGGAAAAGATCAGACGAAAATGTATGTTGTTGTACTGCGATCGATAAACGCGCCTGTCAGTTTCATCTCAGTTTATTTAAGCCGTTGGAGCCTTGCGTAAAGCTCTGCACAGTTTACAGCAAAGTAAACGCACTGTGGATTAAGTGTGATGGCAGCGTTAGCCAGGAAGATGTGCAGTGCAAACTCACAAAGGACTTGTTCATGGCTCGCTTGACctcgtcggagccgtcggtgtaGATCTGCTGGAAGAGCTTGTTGAGCGCCGCGTCTCCCTCcagcttctccttcttctcctcctcgctgATGTCGACCACCACCTTGTCCCAGTTGCGGGTGTAGTGGGACGACGACGGGTACTGGTCTGTTTTGGAAGGGAAGCGGGGTTTAATAAGGCTACGGTTGCTTTAGAGTGATTTTAGAGCAGCTAAGAGGCGTTAGGCAGGATGTGAAGCAGAGTTCTTGAAACACTGTGTAGTGtgagtggcttattgcttttaggAAACAGCGGCATAAAGAACACAAATATTCGATAAATCCTTTATTTTTAACTGATAATCAACTTCAATAATATATAAATGCTGATCTTCTGCAAAGAAATACAGAAACTGGGTACTAAGTGGCACAAAAAGTACTGGTATGACTGTTGATTTGCGATTGGCACAttaaaatttaaatgtatttatgcgGTCACATGTGAGTGTTTATCAGGGATTTTACATTGGCTTCCAATGtgattcagccaatcagaactaaGGACCAGAACTATCTGTTTTATACTGCAATTTTTATAATCCCATCATGCCAGGACGCATTGAGTGACAGGTctgaacacaaacaaatcaGATTTTGCTCATGTTGCTATTGGACCCCATATCCGGATACGGAAGTGCTCAGGATCATATCGTCATCTGCGTTCTGTTTTCTGGATGCAATACGGTCTCAACAGTCCCCATGTGGGAGAGCGGGAAAACTAATCCAGATgcagatgtaaataaatacagcaccAGGAGATGCAAAACAGCTATTTCAGGACCAAGTGTGGATATACAGCGATGTAATCTCATAAAAATCTGTACATCTTTGGAATCAGATGTCATGACAAGTGTTTCTGTAGCCCAAGTTACAAAAAGGCACGCGACGTGGCATCCTAGAGGTTGATCCGGTTGCCTGGCACGGACGGTTTGACTGCCCACTTACCTTTTAAAGCCAAcaccccctccaaaaaaaacacaacgcaCACTTACGTAAGTAATTAATCCCGACAGTAATGGGAATGTGTGGGCTCAAATCCTGACTCATACTTTGCTGTCACACCTCTCCCTTCCCTGCCTACCTTCGCCGTCAAACTAATGAAAGACTGAAGCGGGGCTCGACTGCCCACTCTCGTTTTAGTGCAGAACAGACGAACGCGGGAGCCTATATTGATCttcgcagagagagagaaatgagaggaggctgatggagagagagagagagatgagaagagagacaaagagaaagttGAGGAAGGAGTATAAACAGTGAGGATGTGCACTGACTGAAGTGTTTGATGTTGGACTCCTGTCCTTCTCCCTCCAGCGTCTCCCACCTGATGGcttctgtcttcttcatctTAATCTCCACCTGatagaggggagggaggaggaggggagagaaagagggggaacaAGAGACATAACAACGTTTAACAAAATGCTATTCTTTGTTGCACAGGACAAAAATAACACTCCCATTAGAGTGACATCTGAAACGTACAGGACATCACATCATTATTGGGGCCAGAGAAAGCCGCTGTCTGTTCGGAGCCGTCATCGGCTCAgcctgcaagtgtgtgtgtgtgtgtgtgtgtgtgtgtctgtgtgtgcgtgtgtgtgtgtgagagacatcAGGGATATGCGGGGGCACAGCTCAATCTCAAACCTCACTGACAGACATACTGCACTAACGAGATGTCTGTCAGCCAGAGGGCCAGTgcgagagacggagagagagcgagagatagagagagagaaagagagagagggtgagagggagagagggagggagggagggagagagagagagatcctaaCTCCACACAGCGGCATCTGATCCAAATCATTACACCAGGAGAacatgggagagggagaaaacaacgagaggggagagaggacatggacacacactcttAACGCTGAACCGCATTGACAGGGCACATGCCAGCGAGACACGCAAGCTGCAAtgccatgcccccccccccccccccccccacacacacacaataacacggTGTGTGTTTAATATGTGCGATGTGTGTGAGCTTGCGCGCGCGCGAGAGACAGCGCCGGTTATGTCGGTGCAATTAAAGAACATTTCTGCTCTGTTGGGCGATGAGATGATTCATTTATGAGGGTGTCAGGACAGAAGAGGGAaccagagatagagagagcgagagagatggagacagagagactgactggCACAGGGTGAGGAACGAGCGAAAAGGGCAGATTGAGGGGGGAAATAAGAACGGTACGATCGCTGCTACCTTCTCCGCCGAGGTGATGAGCTGGTGCGAGCGGCAGCACATTGATAGATCGCTTCGGTGTGTGTCAGCGGTTTCTGTCGCGGCGCGCGCACGGCGAGGCATCTGTGGCCGTGGCCGAAATTAACTTTtaggctcacctgccaagggctggtaaactaaaaaacaaaTGTCCCTGCCGAGAATACTTTTTACTGGCCGAACAATTAATATTCACTCTTCATAGAAAATGTGTCACCGCGCccgttttcaatgctatttggTGTACAGGATCAGGTGCTGTGATAAgatggatcaagtttgtaattcaacATGAAGTGCAGCAGAATTGAAATTACGTTTTGAAGCGTACGCCACCTCCTCATCccgcccaaacacacacacacacacacacacacacacacacacacacacacagacagacacagagtcGAAGCTAGAATTTAGTTTCACATTTTGATATTAATCCTCAAGGAACGTTAGGCCAGTTACCCATCCAGCCAGCACGGAAATTGGCCGAAATGTGTGCGTAAGTTTGATGCTaccgctttgtgtagagcagccAACTGacagcctgtttgatacagagccattgttttcctTTGATTTGTTCATAGTCAGGAGAgtgtgtacggtggccagcagggacaaaatgTGAGAACAGGGAAAGCACCAAAGACTATATAACTGAGGCATTCAAATGCAACAgccagtgtggcaggtgacCCTTACCGATTTATCCGCCAAATTGTACTGGCATTTGGCGgttggcgggtgttaatttcagaccGTGCGTCTGTGTTTTTGGTGCTGCGccttgtgaatgtgtttatgtaGCGATAACTGGTGCAGACCTCGTGcccatgctctgtgtgtgtgtgtgtgtgtgtgtggggggggtgcgtgcgtgcgtatATGCGTGCTCCCGGGCCATACAACATTAATCTGCTGCCACATCTGTGTCTCCCAGCTTTTAAGGGACATGGCAGGCCGGgcacccagtgtgtgtgtgtgtctctgtgtgcgtttctgtgtgtgtgacaggcgaGGCGACGGGTCGTAAAGGGATGTGACAGCAGAGCCACATACAGGGGCCACCACCCACAGGACCCCAGGGGCTGGACTATACAATACTGCACTACAcgcgcccgcacacacacacacgcacgctatTTAGAGAGGGGGACTGGGGTCCCGTGTCGCTTGTCACACGTGTTTGTAgccaccacccccctcctcctcctcgccgccACTCCTCGCCCAGcgtttcttctccctctttttccagatCCCCGCAGATTTCAAAACAAACTCGGCTAAACAGACgcataaatgaaataaatataaacattCTCAGACGTTGACAGGCATGCAAATTAAAGAGGGGAGACGCCACTTTAGTTATTTGCCGAAAGGAGATGAGTTTGGAACCGAATGAACGAGCAAGTGTGTATTCAAGattgtgcgtgcgcgtgtgtgtgagtgtgtgttggcgcacgcgtgtgtacgtgtgtgcgtcTAGCCGTCTGTTCTGATCAAACACACTGGTGTGTAATTGGCTCCCCGTTGTCGCGGTGACCCCTGGGGTTGGAATGTCTGTCGTGgcggaggacaggaggaggtcGCACTGACGATAATGTGCTagggaggacacacacacacactgcaaatacTATGTGTAAATGGCACAAGTGTGTCGAAAGATTATAGTGTtcagccactgtgtgtgtgtgtgtgtgtgtcggtgcgtGTGCACGGCCATGCCCGGCTTAGTCTCCCCCTGCTAAGTTGTCTTTAAAGACAGCGAGGAGATGAAGCGTAAACATTGTGGAGCGAGGAGTGCAGGGCAGCCTattacagagacagacagaccgacattGGTGGGGAATCAACAGCTCCGAGGGCACtgtgcgttttttttttgtttttttttaaacgctCATTAGGGATGCATGCCAATCTGGAGAAACTGGATTTGCTGATGCCGTTGTTCATTTGaatgtttcccccccccccagcggCTCGTTGGCTTCAGAAAAATCAAACGGCTCccaaaaaacaaatcatgaaaTCAGACAAGCGGCGAGAAAACCGCTCGGTTTGTCGGGGTCTTTCACGTACGCGTTCACCTGTAGAGTTTAACAGGAGACGCGAGCTTTTATGGTGTCTTGAGctcggtggtgtgtgtgtgtgtgtgtgtgtgtgtgtaagggccATGTGTACCCATGGAGCCCAGTGGACCAGGGAACAGTCAGGGCtttgtgggagaggaggagggcttGAGCTCTCCTCTccggccctctctctctctctctttcttaaatGACTGAGCTcttgtgggagtgtgtgtgtgtgtgttttcctagaggtaggtgtatgtgtgtgtgtgtgtgtgtgtgagagagagagagagagagagagagagagagagagagagagagagagagagagagagagagagagagagagagagagagagagagagacagagggaggagggggggggagcagagcaagagagcgaTTGAGAAAGCAGAAAAGACAAAGAAGGTAactgaggaagaagaggcagctagagagagagagataacgagcaacaacagagagagagacgcatacaggagaagtagagagagacacatacaagaaaaagagagagagagagagagagagagagagagagagagagagagagagagagagagagagagagagagagagagagagagagagagagagagagtctgtgtccATCTCAGGCCGTCTCCACCCCCGGTCTCTCCAAGACTGAGCCCTTGTTTAAGCTGCAACCCACGTGCACCTCTGGTATGCAGTGTCCGCTGTTGCCATGGAAAAGTgagcgagtgtgtatgtgtgtgtaaatgaccactgtttgtttgtgtgtgtgtagaaggaggggggggggggggggggggcattacTTTTTTTCTTGCTGTGGAACGTGGAGGCTTTAGATGGAGAGGCTGGCAGGTTTCTGCTTCTAAACTGCTGATGTGAACAGAAACAGCCAGTTTCTCTGTGCAGGTCAACCTCTACTCTACCCAGCACAATGTGGCCGGTGAACATGACTTCTACAATACAGACGCCAGGCTGCATAATGCAACACATCCACTGTCCCAACTGCTTTTTTTTGCAACCCGGGTGCCATATGCGATTGCATCTGTGATCATGTACCTTTCACATGATCACAGATTTACCACCTTTCACACCTTGAGTAAATGAAAACACTTCAACCATTTAGTTTTCCCTAAAGTCAGCTATTTGCCTCTGTCCTCAGGAAATTATTTATTACCCGTTTACCACCTCTGTGTAACATGTAGTTAATGTGGTAGTTTACCAGCTAATGAATTGATCTGTCTTTTGTAAGCTGTAGTGGGATGTAGCTAAGGATGCTTGGGGAGACGTTCCTGGATCCAATAGCACTGGAAAGGTCATCCACCACCTTCACAGCAATAGCTGCCAGGGGTAAACAGGATcccaagggagagagaagaggaggccaGTGTCAGTAGCAGGGGCTAAGGGAGCTTAAAATACAACGATCGTGTTGCCTCGGCTAGCACTTTCTTAGTTAACGCTGAGTTAAAGTGATGGGAAACGGTGTGGGGAAAGGTCTGGCTACATGAGACTAAGCTAATGTTATCCAAATAGGGGTTAGCTAAGAACGTTGGTACCATCTGGAGCCAGCTTGTAGTAACAAGACAGCGAGTCATCCCACCTTCACATCCCAACAGCGTCAGGCACAGTCACATGGCCGCTGCCGCCTGTGTCTGAGTTGGATTCTTTCAATATTGCATTACCCTGGTTGCATTTCACTTAGCTGCAGTCTTCTGTTATTAAGTATAACCTCATCCTAAAGCTGAATGCAACAACACTGATCGCGACTGGCTGTGAGAAGAAAGCAGATTTGTCTgatgaaacatttatttactGAAGATTTAAGTGTAGAAAGTTTGAACTGAACATTCTAACATTGTTGGTGATTAGTAGCAGATCGGTACCCAAAAAATCAATATCCAGCTCTCCTTGTCAAGTTCCCCTaaagatgaaaaaacaaaccaccaaccaaaaaaacgaaataaataaaaaaacaacaaaaaatgttcGCCTCTCTCCTGCCAAATTCCACcagtctctgtctccctccacaGCCACAGTCCTAGGACCTGACAGTGGTCTAAACCCTGAGCCAGCACACACTCAGCCAACACACTCATTAGCCCACATCCTCTATAATACACACTAATTAGTCTATACTAAAAAGTGCCCTTCCTACTCATTAGACCCATAATCACCTTAAACAGTGCTGAGGAACTCTCAGTGGGTACGGCCCtaatacacgtgtgtgtgtgtgtgtgtgtgtgtgtgtgcgctgtgtgtgtaggagtgaggatttgtgcatgtgtgtgaatctcCCGTTAGCTCCAGAGATGAACCGGGCGAGCGTCTCCACAGGAGCCGCACTGTATAGAGTCAGACTGGATTTTCCCATTTCTACTCCAGCTACAGTAAGCTTTAACAGCATTAAGGAATTACAGTTAGTGACAGCCTACTTTATACTGCTTTACACTATTGAAGAGATTAAGATCTTAATCTCAGTGTGGTAACCTGAATGCAGTCAGTGTCCTGCGAAAAATCTCCaaggttttcttttttgctttctttACTGTAATCTGACATTTGACACATTCttcttttaaaacaaaaaacagagttAGCAAACTACTAATGTTCATctataaaagacaataaaagcCCAAATGCAATGAGTAACTGATATGTCATCTGAAGCATCAACAGCACTGGCACCTGCATTTCTATACTGTGATGATTAACGTTACtgccacattttatttacagtGACAAAAATGGTTCATGGCCTGCTTTACAGTCTGCTTCTTTAATGTGGAGACTAACTACTAGACCAGCAACACTACATACAGGTTTCCCTCTGTGGCCCAGATGTAAAATTCTATGACTTTCCCATAACTTATTCCATAACTTATTTGGAGTGCCTCCGtgacctaaaaatgttattccttcttggtttgttaatgtttttcgGCTCATAAAAGTTGTAAAGTGGTAAACAGTCTGCTTTCCGCTACAGTTGGacttgctgtggagaaaaacatctgaaaaccaccatctaatacatgtgtgaaacaagttatACAATACATTCTGTAAAATGACCCATTTGTAATATTCCCTAGAGAATTCATCAAATTCTCTAATGAAATTCCATGATGATCAGTGGGAAACCTGTATATAGTGTTCAAAATGTGTCCATACATTTGACATACAAACAATTGTACGCTACTAGTTAAATTATCTGCTTAGTTTGCAGTCATTatatcaccttttttttttaaagtcattttgGTCAATGGTCACTGTGGCTCCATAGATCACATTAAACAGCTGTTTTTGTCCTGTGTTGATCCTCCAAAAAAaggtgactgactgagtgattgATCGACTGATtgtcgggtgtgtgtgtggtaccttGGTGGCGAGGACCTTGAAGGTGCTCTGTTGGGGGACGATGGagtagaggaggtggaggttgAGGCAGCAGTCCTCCCCCGACGCCAGCTGCACTGTGGCGGACAGCTggagacagacgacagacagcgGACGTTAGGCGTTGCCCCAGATAGACACATTCCAACATGGCTTCATTGACATCCTATGGGTTCCATACAGGTCAACGCTTAGCAACTAAGAAATCACATACAAATATGAGAACAGTGCAGTGCTTCTAACACAGGACataaaagacaaagaagaataaggaggggtggggggggtggtgaAGGTGTCGGCGTGTCCATGTGAATAATCATCTGGCTGGTGTGACGGCGAGGAGTTTCCTGGCGCTGTCCCCTTCAGCCAGAGAGTGACCAGTGATGAGGGAGGGGTCAGACAGCTCCTAACAGCCTGTCACTCATTGGGATTGGgtgagggtgggtgggtgaggggggggcggagggtCTACTGAGGGACGTGGCCTCGGCTGTGGCCCAATTCCTCACACTCCTTATAAACTCTTCACTTGTCAGACGCTGCCCTCGGACAGGAAAGCGCTAGATGCTGTAGACTTTAAGAGTAACCCACCTGGGTACTTTCTTATATGATATCATTGTGCTAATAGTGTATTCTCGGAGACGATTTCTACTGACATTTGTCGTTACTTCCACTTGCTGTCGCTTGTGATGCGTCGCCTACCAATCCACCAAAAGGGGATTTTTCAGATTTTCGGGGAACTGAGCTCCTGAACTCCTGATCACCGGGGATTTAGAAGGTTAGCTACAGATAGTTTTTAAGGCaattggaagaaaaaaaaaagtggcaaaCCTTTAATATTCATTTCCAATTGAATTTATGCGATGACTGTAGGTATACAACTGCTGCATACTCAGTCACCGCGGAAAATAATTGGAACCACTGCCTTTCATCTCTAATTTCTCTTATATATACAGACCTAGTAAAAGATATATGAACTTATCTGTACTTCACACCGCTGCTTTCAAAGGGAACATAACAACTGACTATGTGTGATTTTGAGCGAGTGAACCAGTTCTTTTGAAATGGGGGTAAACTCAGTTTGTTATTCTATTAGGAAAGACAAAGCCGTTCCCTGGGGTGCCCTCCAGTTACCCctctgagagagggaaagagaagtggaaagagagacggagagagggaaagggttTTCTCCCTGGAGGGCTCTGCAGCTGATCCTAGATCAGTTATGCTTTCTATCTACAGACAATTAGGAGGTTGGAGAATCAGGGGAGGGTAAATTGTTCTTAGATCTGTACTTTGGGGGCAATGTTAACAAGGCATCACTGGAGGCATAGTTGGGTCCGTGGGGAGTgtatgtgggtgtatgtgtgtgtgtgtgtgtatatgagacCCATCTAATGGTTCCCCCTGAGGAAACACCCAAGAGCTAtcccatctctctttcacacacacttacagaaaaCACCCACTCCCTTATTTCCATCTCACACAAAGCCCAAGTTCTTCGATACTGTActtttaagtgtgtgttcatACCTCTCTCTCCATGAAGTTGACACACACCCCGTCCTTGGGTACGTTTTTTGCCATGATTGTGACAATGACTTGAGATTCTGTTTGGTACCAGTCATGtctgcagaaaacacacacacacacacacacacacacacacacacacacacacacacacagaactgatTAAGCAGTTTGAATAATAGCTGACTAATGACAAAGAGAGTCACATGAGAAGCCCTATTCCACCATGACTGCCCATCTGCTATAGTggcatatatctatatatatatttatagtgATACTTATGCATCCCAGAAACTCAAATACAAAGTAAATTAGTCGAATGCTCATAGCCTTTACGCTCATATGTATGTTCTATGTATGTACATTTCATTTGCTCAGTTATActttcattaatttcatttagAAATAGAATGAGGCTGCTTCTAAGCACAGAGGCTTAGTTAAAACATTCAGCTGGTATGATCGCATGAATTTGAACCTgttcaaaaccaaacacacacaaactagggATCTCAAGGTAATAAGGCGTCTATTAATGTTCATGTGTGCACTTACTTCACAGGTGGAACCGCCGGTGTCTGCTGGGTCATTCAGCCCCCGAGACGCGGCGACAATTAGAGAGGAAGACGTGGTGATGGGCAGAGGGAACACAAGCAGCGCACAGAGAAGACAAGcgagaaaaacaaagagggggaaaaaaaaagaaaacacaaagaagcTTAGTAAGGGCTCCTTCTCCGGAGCGGTAGCATACATACACAAGGCTGACGCCAGCTACGGATGCTGAGAACAACAGTGCCCCCAGGTGGCCAGGCAGAGAAACTCACCCTGTTGTCGCTGCCGTTCTGATCCTCctctggagagagaagaagaaagatttGTGatgtgggggttggggggtggggagggtgacAAAACACCTCATTTAGACCGGGTTAAACCTGGCTCTCCTTTTTGAAATGAGATGATTAAATAGCTGCAAATACACAACTTTCACGcaataataaacacacacatttgcccagacacacacacagaaagacagacagacacacacacatatacgcctCTCTCCAAAGGCTTGCAGCCAGCTTGTTTACTGGTCCATCCACGCCCATTAAAAGCCCTGTGAGCCCAAGCAAGCCTGATCACCGTTTACCAGCATGCTATCATACATTATTCACTGActtcattagagagagagagaagagagagagagagaagagagatagagagagagaggagagagggagagagagagagagagaaagagaaagagacgggaTGATAGGAGGCGTGTTAATGTTGTCTTAATGAGGTCGCGTTTGAaatggggaggtggggggggctgTTAGGAAaagaaggctgtgtgtgtgtgtttgtgtttgtgcattttgaTGCGAGTGGGGGCGTCAGACAGGAGCGGGGATAACCAGGTGCCGTGTGTGTTGACGGCGGTAAACACACTGTCACCAGCAGCACATAAAAGAGAAGTGAAGATAACCAGCGTTGAACTGAAACAAGGACCACTCCTGGTGTGAGCATGAGCAAGCGCAAGTTGGGTACTTTCAAGTTTTGGGGGTTGCGATTTACATCCTGGTGCgcatatgcctgtgtgtgtgtagtgtgtgtgtgtgtgagtgtgtacatgcCGTCTGTGAGCAAGCGCGCGAAGGGGGGGGCGGTCTCATCGGGGGCTTTCAAACATCAGTAATGTTAACTCTGATGAATCATAACGCTTCTGGGAGTATGTGTGCACGCGGGTGTGAAGCGTGTTTGTCAAAACTCATGCGCTTGTTTACTTGAGATGATCCAGAGGGCCCAGGCAtcaccagcaaacacacacacattatccaGACATGGCATGCATCTTTTATTGGACTAAGCAGCTCTGCTTAAACCCTCCAAGaccgcaaacacacaaacgcatggATGCATGCTCATTTGTCTGATTGGGTTGATCAGTGACTGTGGCACAACCAAAAAAATGGTATATAAAAATTAAGGCTTGACCGATAATGGATTATCAAGTCCGATACTGATATACAATATTTTTGTACTCACAATGCCTATAGCCAATGTTTtgtggcaataaaaaaaaatacaagtattgAATGTTTGCCCCGGAATTTCATtgcattcattgcattagaatcaatcaAAAattgtagtattgatcaaattatagaatatacatatatatagtcAAAAAAACCACATCATATCACTGGTGGCCAACACTGACTGTCCAATATcacttttaataaaaggccaatatcggcctgatatatcagcaacCTGATACACTGGTCTAATGCTAATGGAAATACCGGCTTGATAGAAGTTTCAGTTAGCTACTTACTCTCCATCATCTCCTCACAGCGCTTGATCCAGATCTCAAAAGATTTGTCAGAACCTGTGGAAACCACAAAAAAGAACAGAGATGCAGATGTTATTACTCCTTCCTTACACAGTAACACCACCTGACCAGGTAtggaaaacatctgaaaagcTGCTCATCTAGGGAATTCAGAGAGGTCAGTTGAGCGCAGGTGAGGTGTCAGTGAAGCGCTAAAGCAGCTAGAGAGGGCCAAAGGAGCTGATTAGAACAGGTTTTTTAAACTAGTGGAAAGACATTGGTATCCAAAGCTACTAGGTAAGTgaaatttgttgaataaatgactGTGGATTATTTTACAACTTTTAGTTAAATTGC
Protein-coding sequences here:
- the sugt1 gene encoding protein SGT1 homolog isoform X1, which encodes MATERSFPDSFIDEDPQKALEELNEALQGDSDNAEWFCQRAYAHILLNNYSCAVNDAKKAQQLKPSLPLAFMRTGIAEYHLNQYESSHAAFTQGHQLDGSDKSFEIWIKRCEEMMEKEDQNGSDNRTPAVPPVKHDWYQTESQVIVTIMAKNVPKDGVCVNFMERELSATVQLASGEDCCLNLHLLYSIVPQQSTFKVLATKVEIKMKKTEAIRWETLEGEGQESNIKHFNQYPSSSHYTRNWDKVVVDISEEEKKEKLEGDAALNKLFQQIYTDGSDEVKRAMNKSFTESGGTVLSTNWKDVGKRKVDVSPPDDAELKKY
- the sugt1 gene encoding protein SGT1 homolog isoform X2; the encoded protein is MATERFPDSFIDEDPQKALEELNEALQGDSDNAEWFCQRAYAHILLNNYSCAVNDAKKAQQLKPSLPLAFMRTGIAEYHLNQYESSHAAFTQGHQLDGSDKSFEIWIKRCEEMMEKEDQNGSDNRTPAVPPVKHDWYQTESQVIVTIMAKNVPKDGVCVNFMERELSATVQLASGEDCCLNLHLLYSIVPQQSTFKVLATKVEIKMKKTEAIRWETLEGEGQESNIKHFNQYPSSSHYTRNWDKVVVDISEEEKKEKLEGDAALNKLFQQIYTDGSDEVKRAMNKSFTESGGTVLSTNWKDVGKRKVDVSPPDDAELKKY